From bacterium:
TGAGATTAAACCAATAATTTCATTGGCACGGTCAAATTTGAAATGTGTTGCGATTAAATCCCCACCAATTATTCCAGAGACTAAAGCCAGAGGAGGTAAGGTTAAATAAAAAATAATTCCTTTAACCTTACTTATCATTGCGGTTTCCAATTTTACCGTTTCTCCGACATCAGCGCCTAAGGAATTATCTGCAACTAAGATAATTGGTGTACCTCTATCGCACAACTTACATTCATGGCAGGTTTTGCCAATATCAAT
This genomic window contains:
- a CDS encoding SoxR reducing system RseC family protein, with the translated sequence MQEQGKVISKEDNKAYVQIDIGKTCHECKLCDRGTPIILVADNSLGADVGETVKLETAMISKVKGIIFYLTLPPLALVSGIIGGDLIATHFKFDRANEIIGLISGLFLFGLSLLFAWWLDKKNKTLSSKIVEIYR